CTCATCCGGCCTCCCGTCGCTGCGCTCCGGGACAGGTTCGACCGCCTTCTCCCAGCATAAGCTGGGAGAAGGCCGGGATGAGGGCGGAAAGCCTGGGAACGCCGGTGGCAAGGTGAATTTCTTAGTGGCCTTCCGGTTTTACCCCGGCCTCGCCCGGCGAAGCCAAGGCGGGGCTTCGTGTCTCATCGCGGCGTCACAGGTATTCCCCGCCGTCGATCCGCAGCACCTCGCCGGTGATGAATGTCGATTCGAGCAGGAACAGCACCCCGCGCACGACCGCCTCGGGCGAGCCGGGACGGCCGAGCGGAATCCGGCGGGCCAACTTTTGCAGGTACTCCTGCCCTTGGCCGGGCGGGGGGAGGATTGCGCCGGGCGCGACGGCGTTGACGCGGAACGCGGGCGCGAGCGACTTCGCCAGGCTGCGGGTGAGCTCGACCAGCGCGGATTTGGCGAGGCTATACGCGAGATGCTCCGCCGCCGGGCGCCCGGCCCGCGCGTCGGCGAGGAACAGGATGTCCCCGGCGTCGGCCTGCGCGGCGAACGCCCGGCTGAGGAAGAACGGCGCGCGCAGGTTGATCGCGATCGTCCGTTCCCAAAGATCCGTTGCGGTGTCGGCCAGGGTTCCGCGCTCGAAGATCGCGGCCGAGTTGACGAGGATGTCGATTTTCCGGAAAGCGGCCCCCGCCGCCTCGAAGATGGTCGCCGGCGCGTCGAGCCGCTCCAGATCGGCGCGGATCGTCGCGCATTTCCGCCCGAGGGCGCGGATTTCCTCCGCCGTCCGGACGGCTTCCGCTTCCGACGAGCGGTAGTGCAGGGCGACGTCGGCGCCGTGCGCCGCGAGTCCGAGTGCGATCGCGCGCCCGAGCCGCACCGCGCCGCCGGTCACCAGCGCCGTCCTTCCGCAAAGCGGCAAATCGGCCATGGAAGGATTATATCCCAGTGCCGGATGCCGACCCTTCGCCCGCCCGCAGCTTCTCCGCCGGCCGGAGAAAAAAAACCGCCGCCACGCGTTATAATGCTCCAAACCGTTCCCGGGAGGGAAAATGGCCAAATCCAGTTTAATTGTCGGCGTTCTGACCTTTGTCTTGATTTTCGTCGGCGGATTGCTCTCCAGTGTTTGCTGCCTGGCGAGTCCTTTCCTGGCTTTGTTTCTGGGGCTCGCCGCAGGGTATCTGTGTGCGATGTTCGAGAAACCGGCCGACGCCGAAAAGGCGGCGGTGCGCGGGGCGATGGCCGGGGGGATCACCGGCGGGGTGGCGTTGGTCGCGCAGTTCATCAGCCAGACGATCGTTCAATACATCCTATCCCAAAGCGGGAATTTGGTGGCCTGCATTCCCGGCTTTTGCACCGAAGGATCGGCGCCGGTGGATCTGACGCACGCCATGCTCGCCGCGGTGTTCAATTCCTGCTTCTGGGGGCTGATCCTGCTGGCGCTGATGGCCGGATTCGGCGCGGCCGGCGCGGTGATCTGGATCAAGCTGTCCGCCGGCCGCAAGCCGGATATCCTCGCCGGAGATTCCGGATCAGCGCCGTCCGCCTAGGGCGGGAAGGCGGATCCGTTAACCGCAATCCGGCGTTCCGGACGGCGTGCCTTCGTCCGCGATCGACAGGCGAAATGACGGAGTTGATGGAGGAGGATAAATGTTTCGATCCGCTCTCATTGTTGGGGCGATTGCGTTTGTGTACCTGCTGGTGGCCAACGTCGCGATGGCGCTCTGCGCGCCGTTTCTCGCGATTCTTCTCGGATTTCTGGCCGGCGGGCTGGCCGCCATTTACGACAAACCCTTGGACGCCCAAAAGGCGGCCGGGACGGGCGCGCTGGCGGGGTTGATCGCCGGGATCGGCGCGGTCGCCGGCAACACCGCCGGTTTGCTGATCCGGACGTTTGTCGTCTTCAGTCCGGAGACTTTCACCCAAAACATCACGGACCTCACCGGAGTCACCTACACCGAGGCCGAAGCCAACCTCTACTCGCTGTCGCCGGTTTGCTGCTGCGCGGTGACGGATTTCATCCTTATGGCCGGGATGGGGGCCTTGGGCGCCTACGCGTGGTTCCGCTACAAAGCCGGGAAGAAATCCGCCGGCGCCGGGCCGTCCGGAGCATCCGGTTTTTCCGGCGGTGCCTGATCGATTCGGATTCGGTTTTCTCGAAATGGGATGATCCCCGCCAGGGGCGGATGCATGTCCGCCCCTGGGCATTTCCCGAGGCGGATTGAGCCGTGGGCGGACCGAAGAAGATCCGGTTGGATATCCTGCTCGTCGGGCGCGGTTTGGCCGGGACGAGGTCGCTCGCCCAGCGGCTGATCCTCGCCGGCCGGGTGCGGGTGGACGGGCAAACGTCGGCTCAGCCGGGGAAGCTCCTGCCGCCGGATGCGGACGTCGAACTCGAAGCGGCGCCGCCGTTCGTCTCCCGCGGCGGCGAAAAGCTGGCGGCCGCGCTGGATGCCTTCGGCATCAAGCCGCCCGGACGGGTGTGCGCAGACGCCGGCGCCTCGACCGGCGGATTTACCGATTGCCTGCTGCAGCGCGGCGCGGCGAAAGTATTCGCGATCGACGTGGGCAAGGGCATCTTGGATTGGAAACTGCGCAACGATCCGCGGGTGGTGGTGATGGAAGACCGCAACGCGCGCTTCGTGGCATGCCTTCCGGAGCCGATCGACTTGCTGACCGCCGACGTTTCGTTCATCTCCCTGAGGCTGCTGTTCCCGGTGTTCCGCGGCTGGATGAAGGATGTGTCCGAGGCGGTGGTCCTGATCAAGCCCCAATTCGAAGCCGGACGCGGCAAAGTTGGGAAGGGGGGCGTGGTGAAGGATCCGGCCGTTCACCGTGCGGTTCTGCTCGGGGTTCTGCGCGCGGCGGAGGATACAGGCTTCTCCGTTTCCGGCGTGATCCGGTCGCCGCTCAAAGGCCCCGCCGGCAATATCGAGTTCCTGGCGCATGCGAAGCGCGGCGTAATGCCCGCGGGCGAGGATGCCCTGCGATCCATGATCGATGCGGTCACCGGCTGACCTCTCCGGCCCCTCTTCACATCAAACCCCGTATTAAACCGATCGACCGACCCTTTGTCTTGATTTGGGGAGGGCGGAATCCGGTCGCAGACCCCCCAAATCGAAGAAAAAAAACCACCATCGGGTGGATTCCTGTCCTCGATATGGGGAGGGCAGGGAGGGGTTTTCGGGTATACTTACCCCGCGCTCCCGGGCGGTTGCGGGAGCGCGCATAGCGATGGACACCTCCCATATCCGCAACTTCTGCATAATCGCCCACGTCGACCACGGCAAATCCACGCTGGCCGACCGGATGCTGCAGCTCACCGGGACCATTTCCGACCGCCAGATGACCGAGCAGGTCCTGGACAGCATGGACCTGGAGCGCGAGCGCGGGGTGACGATCAAAGCCTCGGCGGTGCGCATGAGCTACACCGCCGCGGACGGCGCCGCCTACGAGCTGAACCTGATCGACACCCCCGGGCACGTCGACTTCGCCTACGAGGTAAGCCGGGCGCTGGCCGCCTGCGAGGGCGCGCTGCTGGTGGTCGACGCCACCCAGGGGATCGAAGCCCAAACGCTGGCCAACCTCTACCTGGCTCTGGAAGCCGACCTGGAAGTGATCCCGGTGGTGAACAAGGTGGATTTGGCGTCGGCCCGGACCGAGGAGGTCAGCCGCGAGGTGGCTTCCCTGCTCGGCGGCAGCCCGGCGGACGTGATCGCGATCTCGGCCAAGACCGGCCTCAACGTCGATGCGGTCCTGGAGGCGATCGTCCGCAAAATCCCCGCCCCCGCCGGATCGGTGGAAGCGCCGGCGCGCGGGCTGATCTTCGATTCGCACTACGATTCCTACCGCGGGGTGGTGGCCTACCTGCGGGTGCGCGAAGGCGTCCTGCGCATGTCGGATGCGCTCAAGGTGATGTCGACCAGGGCCGGGTTCGACCCGATCGAAATCGGGATCTTCACCCCGGACATGCGCCCGACCGGCGAACTCTCCGCCGGAGAGGTGGGCTACATCGCCACCGGGTTGAAAAGCATCCGCGAGTGCCGGGTGGGCGATACGATCACCGGCGCGGACAAGAGCGCCGCCGAACCCCTGCCGGGCTACCGCCGGATCAAGCCGATGGTCTTCGCCGGCTTTTACCCGGTGGAGGGCGAGGATTACCCCGACCTCAAGGACGCGCTGGAAAAACTCCAGCTCAACGACGCTTCGCTGGTCTACGAACCGGAGACCTCGCAGGCGCTCAATTTCGGATTCCGCTGCGGGTTCCTCGGCCTGTTCCACATGGACATCATCCAGGAGCGGCTGGAGCGCGAATACGGCCTGGACGTGATCGCCACCGCGCCCTCGGTGGAATACGAGGTGGTCCTGCTCGACGGAACGGTCCGGAAGGTGGATTCGCCCGCCGCCCTGCCGCCGGAGGACCAGATCGCCGAGGTGCGCGAACCCTGGATGGAAGTGCAGGTCTTCGCCCCGGATGCCTACTACGGAACGGCGATGGATCTGGTGACCAAGCGCCGCGGCGTGTTCCGCGAACAGGCGCTGACCGCCCCCGGCCGGATCCAGCTGACCTTCGAGCTCCCGCTTTCGGAATTGATCGTGGATTTCTACGACCGGTTGAAATCCCGCACCCGCGGGTACGCCTCGCTGGACTACCGCTTTCTCGAGTACCGCCCCGAGGATCTGGTGCGGCTCGACATCCACCTGAACGAGGAGCCGGTGGACGCGCTGGCGACGATCGTACACCGCGACGCCGCCTACCACCGCGGCCAGGCGCTGGTGACGAGGCTGAAAGAAGTCATTCCGCGCCAGCAGTTCGTGGTCCCGGTCCAGGCGGTGGCGGGCGGGCGGGTGATTTCGCGCGCCAACGTCAAAGCCGTGCGCAAGGACGTGCTCGCCAAATGCTACGGCGGGGATATCACCCGCAAGCGCAAACTGCTGGAAAAACAAAAGCGCGGAAAGAAGCGGATGAAAATGGTGGGCAGTGTGGAGGTGCCGCAGGAGGCATTCCTGGCGGTGCTCGGGATGGGAAGCGAGGAATGAATCCGGCCGACAGGCGGCGCCGGTGGTTGCGGTTTCTGCCCGGCCTATTGGTCAGCGTCCTGGCCGTGGCGGCGCTGGCCCTGGCGGTGGATTGGAGCAAGACCGTCGACGCCTGGCGCCAGGCGCAGCTGTGGGTGCTCGCGCCGGCGATGGCACTCGCCGCCGGCGCCATGCTCACCCGCGCCGCGGCCTGGCGTTGCCTGATGGGGGACGCGGTCCCGCTCGGCCGCTGCTTCTGGGTCCTGAACATCAGCTACCTGATGAACGGAATCCTCGGATTCCGGATCGGCGACGTGATCCGCCCGTACCTGATCAGCCGCGGCCGCGACGGCGCGCCGGCGAAGGTGACGGCCGGTGCGGCGCTCTCGGCTGTCGCACTCGAGCGCAGCTTCGACCTGGCCTTCACCTGCGTGCTGGTGCTCTGCATTTTTCCGTGGATCGCCGGGATGGAGTGGGGCGGCGCGGTCCTGCTCAGCGCGGCGGGGATGGCGGCGGCGGTCTTTGGTGGCTTGTTCCTGCTTGCCTCCTCCCGGAGCCGCTTGACCGCGCTTGCCGCGCGGGCGGCGGAGCGGTTCCCGCGGATCCGGCCGCTGCTGGAACCGCTGGATCATTTCCTCATCGGGCTGGCCGAGATCCGCAACCTGCGCCGTTCGGTTCCGGCGTTTCTGTGGATCATCCTCACGATGGTCCTGTGGGGGGCGGTATACTGGGTCGTCCTGAGGGGCTTCTTCCCGGACGCCTCGGTGTTTTGGGGGTTGCTCTCGCTGATCGGGGGGCTGATCGGCGTGGCGCTGCCGTCTTCGCCGAGTTCGCTGGGCGTGTTCGAAGGCTCGGTGACGGTCGTATTGACGATGAGCGGGCTGGCGCGCGATACGGCGGTCGCCTATGCGATCGCCGTTCACATGCTCAACATTGCCTGGCTCAGCGCGCTGGGCGCGCTGGGATTGATCGTCGAGAGGCAGTCGCTGGGATCCATTTTGGCGGCCGCCAAGACGGGATAATCCTCGCCCCTCATCCCCTCGCTCCCCTTCTCCCAGCTTATGCTGGGAGAAGGGGAGCGAGGGGATGAGGGGCGAGGAAGGGAAACCCATGCGCATTCTGATCGCCCTGACGTATTACCGCCCGCACGTCTCGGGCCTGACCATCTACGCCGAGCGGCTGGGCCGCGCGCTCGTCCGGCGCGGGCACCGGGTGACGGTCCTCACCTCGCGCTTCGACCGCTCGCTGCCGGCGAACGAGGAGGTCGACGGACTGCGGATCGTCCGTCCGTGGGTCGCCTTCCGCGTCAGCAAAGGGGTGATCATGCCGACTTTCGGCCACTGGGCCAACCGCCTGGCGCTCGCCCACGACGCGCTTTCCATCCACCTGCCCCAGTTCGACGCCCCGGGAATAGCGCTGCGCGGGCGCCTGCTGAAAAAGCCCGTCGTCCTCACCTACCATTCGGATCTCAGCCTGCCGCCGACGCTCTTCAACCGCGTGGCGAACCAGGTGATCAACGCCGCCAACGAGGCGGCCGCCGGCCTGGCGGATAGGATCGTCGCCTACACCCGGGATTTCGCGGAGCACTCGCCGTTCCTCTCGCGCTACCTGCCCAAGATCCAGGTCATCCCGCCGCCGGTCGAAATCGGCCGCGCGGGCGAGGCGGAGGTGCAAGCCTTCCGCGCCAAGCATAACCTGGAGGGGCGCAAGGTGGTCGGCATGGCCGCGCGCCTCGCCGCGGAAAAGGGGGTCGAATACCTGCTCGAGGCCGCTCCGACGATTCTGGAAAAATATCCCGGCACCCGTTTCCTCTTCGCCGGCCAATGCGAACACGTGCTCGGCGAGCAGGCCTACGAGCGCAAGATCGCGCCGCTGCTCACCGCGCTCGGCGGGCGGTGGACCTTTCTGGGAGTGCTGCAGCCCGACGCGATGGCGGCCTTCTTTAAATCCTGCGACGTGACGGTGCTCCCGAGCATCAACAGCACCGAAACGTTCGGGCTGGTCCAGATCGAATCGATGATCTGCGGCACGCCGGTGGTCGCCGCCGGATTGCCGGGAGTGCGCGAACCTGTGCGGATCACCGGGATGGGCAAGGTCGTCCCGCCGCGCGATCCGGCCCGCCTGGCTGAGGCGGTCCTCGAGGTGATCGGCGGCCGTTCGCGGTTTGTCCAACCTCCAGGTAAAATCGCGGCTATGTTCTCCCCCGATGCCACCGCCGCGCGCTACGAGGCGCTGTTCGAGGAAATCGCAAAGGGGAAAGGCCGAACGTGACGGAATGGATTTGAGATTGCCCCTGATTCCCTTCCCCATCCTTATCCCCCGCACCCCTACCCCTTCTCCCGGCATATGTCTGGAGATGGGGAAGGAGCCGGGGGTAGGGGATGAGGTAGAGCGGAGGGTTTTTCCGCAATGACCGAATCCGATCTCACCCTGTGGGAATGGCTGGCCCGCAAATGGAACACGCCGCGCTGGAGGAAGGCGGTCCGGCTGATCGCGGCGGGGCTGTCGGCGGCGGCGGGAATTGCCTGCGCCGTCACCGATGCCGGCAGCGGCAACTGGCTTCCGCTGCTGGCCGGAGCGGCGGTCTTCCTGATCCTCGGCTTGCGGATCGAGGTGCCTGAGGAGCCTCTGCCCGTCATCCCGGACGGATTCGAACAGCCGCCAAAGGCCGTTGCGGAGCCGGAGGCGCCGGAGGCGGGCGAAATCCGCCCGGCCGGGAAGGGCGGGCTGCCGGTCCTCCGCCTGCCGTTGGCGGTTGCGGCCGCCTTCCTGGCCCAATGGATCATGGATTTCCGCCCGATCTACACCCCCCATGCCCGCACCGCCGGCTTGTTTCTTTACCTCCTGGCGTTCGGAATCCTGAGTTGGGCCCTCGCGTCCGGCGATGCGGTCTTTCCGGTGGCATCGACGTCCGGCGAGGGCAAGGGATTCAAAATTACCCTGCCGCGGGCCGCGATGCTGATGTTCGCCGTGTTCTTCGGCGTGCTGGTCTACATGGGCTCGAGCGATGGGATGTTCCGTCCGCTGGCTCTCCTGACCCTCGCCGTTGCGCTGGTCTATTGGTGGATCGCCCTGGCGGAATATTCGGGCGGAATGGGTGAGGCGCTGATCGCCGCCTTCCGCTCGGCGGCCGGGCGGATCCGCGGCTTCGGCGCCGGCCTGCTTGGGGGAATCACCCTTTCCCCGTGGAGTCTGCTGGTGGCGGCGTGCTTCGCGGCGCTGGTGGTAATCCGCACGGTCGACCTGGCCGCGACCCCGCCGGAGATGACCAGCGACCACATTGAAAAACTGGTCAACGTGGACGATATTCTGCAAGGGAACTTCTACATCTTCTTCGCCAACAACGGCGGCCGCGAAGCCCTCGAGTTCTACCTGGTGGCGCTCGTCTCGCAGATCTTCGGAACCGGATTGTCGTTCCTTTCGCTGAAGATCGTCTCCGTCGCGGCGGGTATTCTCACGTTGCCGTTCCTCTACCTCCTCGGCCGGGAGATCGCCGACCGGCGGGTCGGACTGCTGGCGATGGTCCTGGGCGGCATAGGTTATTGGCCGGACATGATCAGCCGGATCGGCCTGCGGCTGCCGCTGGCGATGCTGTTTTCCGCCGCCGCGCTGTATTTTTATTTCCGGGCGCTCCGCCGCCGGCGCTGGAACGATTTTCTCTGGACCGGCGTCGTCCTCGGGATCGGGATGTACGGCTATACGCCGATCCGGATCGTGCCCCTGGCGCTGGCGGCGGTGACTCTGCTGTTCCTCCTCCACCCCTCCTCGAAAGGCTCCCGCGGATGGGGTGCGGCGGGATTTGCGATGATGATGGCGACGACGGTCTTGCTGTTCGTGCCGTTCCTGCGCTACGCCGCGGAGTTCCCGGAGGATTTCTGGCTGCGGACGTTGACCCGGATCGTGGGGGGCGGCGACCTCCCGGCGGAGGATCCCGTGAAAACCTTCCTGCTGAATGTCGGCAACGCCATGCTGATGTTCAGCTGGAACGACGGCGTGGGTTGGTTCAATTGCGTCCCGCTCCGCCCGGCCTTGGACGTGGTCACCGGCGGCATGTTCCATCTGGGATTCTTCGGGGTCATCGTGCACGCCTTCAAGAAGCGGACCTGGGAAGCGATTTCGCTCCCGGTCCTGATCCCCATCCTGTTGCTGCCGAGCATCCTGGCGCTGGCGATCCCGAACGAGAATCCGTCCCTGGCGCGGGCCATCGCCGCCGTACCGGCGGTCTTCCTGCTTCCGGCGCTGGCGTTCGTCCTGCTGATCGATTTTATGCGGGCGCGTCTGCCCGGCCGGTACGGCGCGTGGGCCGCGGCGGGGCTCACGGCCGCGCTGGTGATTGCGGGCGCCGTCCAGAATTTCGACCTTACCCAGCGCCAATATCCGGCCACCTACCGCCTGAATTCCGAAAATGCGTCCGAACTCGGAGAGTTCATGCGCCAATTCGCCGCCACCATCGGCGCCCCGGAGGATGCCTACTTCATCCCCTACCCGTATTGGGTCGACGACCGGATCGTCAACATCGCCGCCGGATTCCCGATCAACTCGGTGCATTACGTCTTCCCGGAGCAGATCCCCGATTTCGAGTTCAGCGGGCGGCCGACGCTGTTCCTGTTGCTCGCCGAGGACGCCGAGAGCCTGGAAGCCTTGAAGCAGAGATTCCCGGACGGATACTACGCCGTGGTGGCTTCGCAATTCCCCAACAACGATTTCATCTATTTCATCGTGCCCGGAACGCCGAACACGGGAAACCCCTGAGCGCGGACAAGGAATCGAAGCATGGAAAATTCCCACCTGACATCTTCGCCGAGCATGGACGAGCCGCAGACTCCGCGGGAGGAGGCGGCGCCTTCCGGGCAGACCGCACCCGGCGGGCTTCCGGAATCCTCCGCGGCGGCGGAAGCCCCGGCGGCCTTCGAACCCGCCCCGGCGCCGTCCCCCGAGGATCGTCCGCCTGCGCCTGAACCGCTTGCGCCCGCCCGCGCGGAAGCCGCGCCGGAATCCATTCCGCCGGCGCCGTCGGCGGAGCCGATTTACGCGGAACTGCCGCCGATCGACATCGGCGGGTTTGTAAAATCCCTTGTCCGGGAAATCTCCTCCTTCGTTCCGGAGCTGGCGCTCTGCCTGCTGATTGCGGCCGGCGTGTATTTCCGGTTCGCCGGCAACGACTGGAGCGAAGGGACCTTCCTCAATCCCGACGAACTGGGCGTGAACAACGTCGTCTCGGGGGTCGATATTCCCTCCAGCTTCGACGACTACTTCAACACCCGCAAATCCCCGCTGACCCCCTATCAGCTTTACGACGAAGCCGGCAATCCGACCGGCGCGGGGCCGGATCCGGGTTGGGTCTGGGGCCAGTGGCCGATCATCCTGATCCGCGCGGCCGCGGAAGGATTGACCTCCCTGCAGGAGGCCTTCGCCCCCGTGCTGGGAGGCGCCTGCGCCGAGGGGCAGGCCGAGCCGTGCGTACCGGCGAAGATCGTCGACTTCACCCGCTACGGCGAGATCCGCCTTTTAGGCCGGTTTCTTTCCGCGCTGACCGACACCGTCACCCTGCTGTTCATCTTCCTGATCGGCGCGCGACTCTACGGCCGCCGGACGGGGTTGCTGGCGGCCGCGCTCAGCGCGCTGGCGGCGACGCAGATCCAGCAATCCCACTTCATGACGATCGACAACTTCGGCGTGATGTTCGCGGCGATGGCGATGTACGCGGCCGTGCGCGCCGCGCAAAAGGGCGGGTTCGGCTGGTATGCGCTGTTCGGTTGTTTTTACGGCATGACGCTCGCCTCGCGCTCGAATTTCGCCCCCCTGGGCGCGATGATCCTGGTCGCCGTGATCATCGGCCAGTGGGAACGAATTAAAGCCGCCTTCGCCCCGCCGCCCGCGGAGGAGACGACGCCGGATTCCTCGGCCGCCGGCGAAACCGCCGCGCACAACCGGGAACCGTCGCAATCCCTTCAAAACGGAGCACCAGCGGAAACCGGCGGCGGAGCGCCCAGGCTCTCCCCCTCCCTGCAGATCTTGATCCCGGTTGGGATGTTCGTGCTGGCGGTTGCGGCGACGGTCGTCTCCTTCCGCATCGCCCAGCCGATGGCTTTCCGGGAGGCTACCGGCGATACCGGCTTCTTCACCTTAAGCTTGAACCCGGACTGGATCTCGAAGATGGAATACGCGGCCCAGGTTTCGGCGGGAACGGGCTACATCGCCGGATATCCGCCGGCGGAGCATTGGGCCAACCGGCCGGCGCTCATCACCCCCTTCCTGAGCATCGTCTTGTGGGGGATGGGCCTGCCGCTCGGGCTGGCCGCCTTCGGCGGGCTGATCTGGGCCGGAGTCCTTGCCTACCGGGGCGTGGATTCGGGCAAGCACGCCCTGCCGGTGCTGTTCGCCGGCGGCATGTTCCTGTTCCTGGGAACCCGCTGGGTCAAGGAGATGCGCTATTTCCTGGTCATCTACCCGTTCCTCTGCCTGCTGGCGGCCTGGGCGCTGTTGGAATTATGGAAATGGGCCGGACGTCACCGCGGGGGATGGCGCAAGGGGCTGGCCGGATCGGCGCTGGGAGTCGTGCTCCTAGGGACTCTCGCTTGGGCTTGGAATTTCAGCGCGATCTACCGTACGGAGAACACCCGCCTCGAAGCCTCGCGCTGGATGTACCAGAATTTTCCGGCCGCCTTCCGCTTGACCATGCGGCTGGATTCGGGCGAGATCTTCCAACAGGGCGCGAATTTCTACCAACAGCAGATCGGCGGCGAGCCGGCGGCGTTGAGCGTGCTTCCCGTGCACACGGGGACGGTGGAGCGGATCTCGCTTGGGTTCGTCAAGGACCTCGCCGAAGGCCCCGATTCGCTCTTGCACGTGGAGCTGTATGCGGAGCCGCCCGGCGAAGGGCCGCTGGCCTCGGCCGACATCCTCGTGCCCGCCGCCGCGGACGGGGACGGCCGCGGCGCGGGAATCGACGCGCCCTTCGGCCCGATCGTCCTCGAGCAAGGCCGGCGCTACCAGCTCTACGTCTCGGCCGCGCGCGGCGGGCCGTTCGAGGTGCGTGGGGCGTGGTTTGTCGACGAGGCCTGGGACGAAGGCTTGCCCTTCAACCTCGACGGCTTCGACGCCAATTTGTTGTTCGACCGTTCCAACGGCGCCCAAATGAACATCGAATGGCCCGACGTCGAAGAGAAGCGGCAGATGCTGATCGACAACCTCTCCCGGGCGGATTACGTCATCGTCCAAAGTCAGCGGCGGATCTGGAGCGTGTGCCGGATGCCGGCGGTGTATCCGCTGACGATGGAATACTACCGGGCGTTGTTCGACGGCCGCCTCGGATTCGAGTTGGCGGCCGTGTTCCAGCATCCCTTCGCCTTCGGTCCGCTGCGGATCTCCGACCTGGCCGGGGCCGCCGCCTGGGGGAGCGATCCGGAA
This genomic interval from Anaerolineales bacterium contains the following:
- a CDS encoding SDR family oxidoreductase — protein: MADLPLCGRTALVTGGAVRLGRAIALGLAAHGADVALHYRSSEAEAVRTAEEIRALGRKCATIRADLERLDAPATIFEAAGAAFRKIDILVNSAAIFERGTLADTATDLWERTIAINLRAPFFLSRAFAAQADAGDILFLADARAGRPAAEHLAYSLAKSALVELTRSLAKSLAPAFRVNAVAPGAILPPPGQGQEYLQKLARRIPLGRPGSPEAVVRGVLFLLESTFITGEVLRIDGGEYL
- a CDS encoding TlyA family RNA methyltransferase, producing the protein MGGPKKIRLDILLVGRGLAGTRSLAQRLILAGRVRVDGQTSAQPGKLLPPDADVELEAAPPFVSRGGEKLAAALDAFGIKPPGRVCADAGASTGGFTDCLLQRGAAKVFAIDVGKGILDWKLRNDPRVVVMEDRNARFVACLPEPIDLLTADVSFISLRLLFPVFRGWMKDVSEAVVLIKPQFEAGRGKVGKGGVVKDPAVHRAVLLGVLRAAEDTGFSVSGVIRSPLKGPAGNIEFLAHAKRGVMPAGEDALRSMIDAVTG
- the lepA gene encoding elongation factor 4, with translation MDTSHIRNFCIIAHVDHGKSTLADRMLQLTGTISDRQMTEQVLDSMDLERERGVTIKASAVRMSYTAADGAAYELNLIDTPGHVDFAYEVSRALAACEGALLVVDATQGIEAQTLANLYLALEADLEVIPVVNKVDLASARTEEVSREVASLLGGSPADVIAISAKTGLNVDAVLEAIVRKIPAPAGSVEAPARGLIFDSHYDSYRGVVAYLRVREGVLRMSDALKVMSTRAGFDPIEIGIFTPDMRPTGELSAGEVGYIATGLKSIRECRVGDTITGADKSAAEPLPGYRRIKPMVFAGFYPVEGEDYPDLKDALEKLQLNDASLVYEPETSQALNFGFRCGFLGLFHMDIIQERLEREYGLDVIATAPSVEYEVVLLDGTVRKVDSPAALPPEDQIAEVREPWMEVQVFAPDAYYGTAMDLVTKRRGVFREQALTAPGRIQLTFELPLSELIVDFYDRLKSRTRGYASLDYRFLEYRPEDLVRLDIHLNEEPVDALATIVHRDAAYHRGQALVTRLKEVIPRQQFVVPVQAVAGGRVISRANVKAVRKDVLAKCYGGDITRKRKLLEKQKRGKKRMKMVGSVEVPQEAFLAVLGMGSEE
- a CDS encoding flippase-like domain-containing protein is translated as MNPADRRRRWLRFLPGLLVSVLAVAALALAVDWSKTVDAWRQAQLWVLAPAMALAAGAMLTRAAAWRCLMGDAVPLGRCFWVLNISYLMNGILGFRIGDVIRPYLISRGRDGAPAKVTAGAALSAVALERSFDLAFTCVLVLCIFPWIAGMEWGGAVLLSAAGMAAAVFGGLFLLASSRSRLTALAARAAERFPRIRPLLEPLDHFLIGLAEIRNLRRSVPAFLWIILTMVLWGAVYWVVLRGFFPDASVFWGLLSLIGGLIGVALPSSPSSLGVFEGSVTVVLTMSGLARDTAVAYAIAVHMLNIAWLSALGALGLIVERQSLGSILAAAKTG
- a CDS encoding glycosyltransferase family 4 protein, encoding MRILIALTYYRPHVSGLTIYAERLGRALVRRGHRVTVLTSRFDRSLPANEEVDGLRIVRPWVAFRVSKGVIMPTFGHWANRLALAHDALSIHLPQFDAPGIALRGRLLKKPVVLTYHSDLSLPPTLFNRVANQVINAANEAAAGLADRIVAYTRDFAEHSPFLSRYLPKIQVIPPPVEIGRAGEAEVQAFRAKHNLEGRKVVGMAARLAAEKGVEYLLEAAPTILEKYPGTRFLFAGQCEHVLGEQAYERKIAPLLTALGGRWTFLGVLQPDAMAAFFKSCDVTVLPSINSTETFGLVQIESMICGTPVVAAGLPGVREPVRITGMGKVVPPRDPARLAEAVLEVIGGRSRFVQPPGKIAAMFSPDATAARYEALFEEIAKGKGRT
- a CDS encoding glycosyltransferase family 39 protein — encoded protein: MTESDLTLWEWLARKWNTPRWRKAVRLIAAGLSAAAGIACAVTDAGSGNWLPLLAGAAVFLILGLRIEVPEEPLPVIPDGFEQPPKAVAEPEAPEAGEIRPAGKGGLPVLRLPLAVAAAFLAQWIMDFRPIYTPHARTAGLFLYLLAFGILSWALASGDAVFPVASTSGEGKGFKITLPRAAMLMFAVFFGVLVYMGSSDGMFRPLALLTLAVALVYWWIALAEYSGGMGEALIAAFRSAAGRIRGFGAGLLGGITLSPWSLLVAACFAALVVIRTVDLAATPPEMTSDHIEKLVNVDDILQGNFYIFFANNGGREALEFYLVALVSQIFGTGLSFLSLKIVSVAAGILTLPFLYLLGREIADRRVGLLAMVLGGIGYWPDMISRIGLRLPLAMLFSAAALYFYFRALRRRRWNDFLWTGVVLGIGMYGYTPIRIVPLALAAVTLLFLLHPSSKGSRGWGAAGFAMMMATTVLLFVPFLRYAAEFPEDFWLRTLTRIVGGGDLPAEDPVKTFLLNVGNAMLMFSWNDGVGWFNCVPLRPALDVVTGGMFHLGFFGVIVHAFKKRTWEAISLPVLIPILLLPSILALAIPNENPSLARAIAAVPAVFLLPALAFVLLIDFMRARLPGRYGAWAAAGLTAALVIAGAVQNFDLTQRQYPATYRLNSENASELGEFMRQFAATIGAPEDAYFIPYPYWVDDRIVNIAAGFPINSVHYVFPEQIPDFEFSGRPTLFLLLAEDAESLEALKQRFPDGYYAVVASQFPNNDFIYFIVPGTPNTGNP